tcagattggggtgtccgaatgtaaccaagatgagaaggagatagatagtatgtttgagaaaagaaatctggatgtttcaGCTCTGAgtaaaataaagctcaagggtaaaggggaagaatggtttggaaaagtcttgagagaaaaaacaagggttggtgagaggacaagaggtaaggaaggagtaaaactactcctgaagcaagagttatgggagtgtgagatagaatgtaaaaaagtaaattctagattaatgtgggtaaaactgaaagtggatggagggagatggggtgattaTAGGtgtttatgcacttggtcatgagaggaaagatcatgggaggcaagtgtttcaggagcagctgagtgagtgagtcagcggctttgatgcacgagactgggtattagtgatgggtgatataaatgtgaaggagagtaatgtggcagttgagggtataattggtgtacatagggtattcactgttgtgaatggaaatggtgaagagcttgtggatttgtaaactgaaaaagactggtgactgggaatacctggtttaagaagagatatacatcagtatacatatgtgggtaggagagatggtcaaagggcattaatggattatgtgttgatggattaatggattacatgtaaaagagatacttttgaaagttaatgtgctgaaaggggcagctggagggatgtctgatcactatcttatggaggtgaaggtgatgatatgtagaggttttcaaaaaagacatgagaatgttggggagaagagagtggtgagagtaagtgagcttggaaaggacacttgagtgaagaaataccaggagagactgagtgtacaatggcaaaaggtgagagcaaatggcttGAGGGGAGTAtgtgaagaatggaatgtatttagggaagcagtgatggtatgtgcaaaagatgtatgtggcatgagaaaggtgggaagtgtgcaaggaatagagtgatttggaacgacaagatatactggggttgaagtgttgtcaatggactgaaccatggcatgtgaaacatctggagtacaacataaaggtctgtggggcctggatgtggatagggagctgtggtttcggcgcattacacataacagccaaagagagtgtgaacaaatgtggccttttttttttgtctgttttcctggtgctacctcgcacctGCGGGGCAGGGTtgtgtcagaaatggatgaaggtaagcaagtatgaatatgtacatgggtgtatatgtatgtgtctatgtatgtatatgtatgtatgtgtacatgttgatatgtatgtggatgtatttgtgcatgtatgggcatttatgttttgtggggcttggatgtggaaagggagctatagttttgatgcattacacatgacagctagagactgagtgtgaacgaatgtggtctatgttgtcttttcctagcgctacctcgtgcacgcaggggaaggggggtgccatttcatgtgtggcaggatggcgacgggaatggatgatgacatcatggatgaatatgtacatgtgtatatatgtatatgtctgtgtatgtataggtatgtatatgctgaaatatataggtatgtatatgtgtgtgtgtgtgggcatttatgtatatacatgtatatgtgggtgggttaggccattctttcatctgtttccttgtgctacctcgttaacgtggaagaccgacaaagtataataaataaataaatgtgtatatgagtggatgggccattcttcatctgtttcctggcgctacctcgctaacatgggaagcggcgatcaagtataatatagatAATACCTTCAATTGCTCTTCCATTACCCTTGTTTCATACACACTTACCCTATGCCACTTTTCATTCAGTCTAAAGTATCAGCATGcaaacctcttttccaagctcatttgctTTCACTACTTTTCATGTCATTCCTCTTTTCCTCTAACCACAACAAACTTTCATATACCCCTCCACCAAGATAAGATCAGGTCTGCCACTTGTCAAGTGAATTTCCATGAATTAACATGAAATCCAACATTGCCCACTGACCCCCAACCTAACAGCAGTGCTCCCAAGGCCCTGGTGTTATCGGATTCCATCTATTCTAGGTTACAGAGTGAGTAAAAAAGGCACCTTAGCCAATGCTATGACACAGTTGGTGAAagagagtacagcctcgtcaaagaactttatGCTTCAGATGAGTCCATGTCACTGCTACTGAgtatagtgcagccttggagctgcagaatCCCCTGGAAAATAAGTCCTGGGCAATACCAAGACCCTTTCAGTAAGAGGCTATGAAgcaagtatgaagaaaatatataaattccaAGACCACCAATCATACTCCAAATTGCCACTTCACCTAGTCTCTCACACAGACCCCCCGAGCAACAACATATTTCTGTGTATGCCTTAGAGGACATATTTCCAGGTAGTTCTTCTTTTTTACGTGTTTTTGGAAAGTGGTAACACAATAAAGGATGATTAACAGCCCTCCCCAAATTTCAACCATTAGTTGTCTCTTACAACACAGAGGAGATTCATGGTTATAATTCCTATTTGCCTATCCCTAGGTAAAGGGAAGATGCACCAATGGGACTCTTTCaaaccacttcacttcatccatcataatatcatcattatatctgTCAAACAATGATAAGCTTAACAAGTAATTAGTGAAACTACAATATTTGGTCTCTGCTTTTTCCCTTTTGCATTCCACTGCCAAACTGAGAAAAAACAAGAGTTAGAATGACAGCAAATAACCTTGTACTCCAATGCTTACATCAAAGGCATAACTTTAACTTGCTATCCTCACAGAAGTGCTTACTATATCGAAAAGTTTTGGAGACCTGAAACTCTCGGACAGTAACGCCTGTTGAAAATCAGCAGAAAGATGGAGACTCTTCTAATATTTGAGGAACTTTTGAAAGATATATGTTAAGGGTAAATATGGTCTCGTAGCTATTTCAGTTCTAACTCTGATATAATGATCTCTAACAATCTAATTTGCATAAGATTTCTTGTTAATGTAAACTGGATGAAATTAATCCATTATCAAACAAAAAAATTTATAATTCTATAAACTTTCATTTTCTTGCTAAAGTAAACTGGATGAAATCAATCCAttatcaaacaaaaaaaacataaattcTAATTTAAGTTTCACAACTAAAACCAACCTGAGGAGTCAAATTTGTAAGTATTCTTCGCATTGTTGCTTTTACACCTCGTCGCAAAGGTGGGACTTCTTCATAGAATTCATGTGCAACATCTCCATCCTCATCAAAATACATTGACCTGTAAGGAAGATTTCAATATCATTCAAGAAAACCACCTTCAAAGCAAAATCAATCATGcagaaatttaaaaattttttgatGATGGGCAACAGAACAACAGCAAAAAAGAGGACATATAATAAAGGATATCATTTGTTGGCAACAGAACAACAGCAAAAAAGAGGACATATAATAAAGGATATCATTttagatgtatttaaggaagtggcgatggcatgtgcaaaaaaacgcatgtggtatgagaaaggtgggaggtgggcagattaaaaagggtaaatagtggtgggttgaagaagtaaagttgttagtgaaagagaaaagagaggcatttgtatgatataaggaaggagtgccagtgaCTGGGCGATGTACAGAAGAAagtggcagtaggtcaagagaaaggtgcaagggttgataaagagggcaaatgagagttggggcaagagagtatcattaaactttacggagaataaaaagatgttttggaatgaggtaaataacgtgctaaagacaagagaacaaatgggaacatcagtgaagggggcatttGAAAACTCCCAGCAAGAACAAGGCATTCTTTACAACCACAGACCTAATGTCGTAACACGACTGGACCCGAATAATAATGAAGACTAGAGGGACGAGATGATACCACGGGTATACAATGCTTTCCACCAAACTTCAAGAATGTAATAATATAAATACCTTTTTCTATAACAAGAAATGGAATTCCACACGTCACACAATTTTGTCTCGTAACCCTTCACACATTCTATCACTGCATTGACACCTAGTTTCGTTGCTTCATCTATTCCAAACATCCACCAACTTTacaccaaaaaaataaaaatagttaATTACATCCATTCTAATTGTACTTTATGGTTAGTCGTATCACAACTCGAGACCTATTCACTGGCAAGGATGATCACACGACTCAAGAAACACACAAGGGCTGTCAAATGGTCTgtatctcttacctctccatcTTTTTATTCAAAATTAGTCTATAATAAATGGGCCGTTTAAGTTAATGGCCAAAATGCTTACTAACCACCTCTTACGTGGAACCACGACTGTGGCCCAGGCGACCAGCCCAACCATGCATCATAGATCGACTGATCCATCAAGTTGTCATCTAAAAACCGACCATCCATCCCCGAACatccccaaagaaaaaaaatatatatatttataaatacatatatacaccaggcGAAAATTCTAGACTCTCACCCTAATGAAAGAATAATTTCGACTTACCCTCTGCGGGTATAGACAAATGGCGTGGCTAATCTCTTGACGGCCTTTTCCGGGTGTCCCACGTCCTCCTCGCCACTACCTATCCACCGCTTGAGCTTGGACGTGCTCCCACCCATGGCTGACGGGGGTAGAAACCTGCCTAGGAAAGACAAACCCCccctgaaaatgtgtgtgtgtgtccctcacacctgcctcctccctgGCCTGTCAGCTGGCGCACCAGGCAATGTTGTCCTCCAACAGCTGATCAGGCGGACGGGCCCGCGCGCATGCGCGTGCCTCTAACTAACTTACTAACTACCCCCACACCACCGATCCCCCCCCCTCT
This genomic window from Panulirus ornatus isolate Po-2019 chromosome 45, ASM3632096v1, whole genome shotgun sequence contains:
- the LOC139762855 gene encoding tumor suppressor candidate 2-like; the encoded protein is MGGSTSKLKRWIGSGEEDVGHPEKAVKRLATPFVYTRRGSMYFDEDGDVAHEFYEEVPPLRRGVKATMRRILTNLTPQGEVRLPFPCLHVDFPIILYQDS